DNA from Cygnus atratus isolate AKBS03 ecotype Queensland, Australia chromosome 7, CAtr_DNAZoo_HiC_assembly, whole genome shotgun sequence:
ttgcttttgttttttaatatatatacatatatatatatatatatttacacacacacacactttcaaGAGTATAGTAAGCTTGTTTTTGGAAAGAGGAAAGTTGGTCGGTTTAGACCTGCTGGGCAAATTGATGCAGTTCTTATCAAAAATGTGTAGGACGATTCAGCAGCCAGAGGTGGTGTGGTCTGGGAACCAAATCCTAGTCAGCTGTGCCTGCCTTGGTGTGGGAGGCGAGCCATACAGGTCCTCGCCTGTACAGGTAAATGCAGCTGGAGGGTGGAGGCAGGAGCTTTCCATTGTAAAACCACAGTTCCCGGGTGCTCTGGGAGGATGGGGCCACCATGATCACAGGACAGTCTCTGTTTCTGGTGATTCAACCCCGAAAAGGCACCACCAACAAATTGCTATGACCTTCCAAGCCATGAAGATGCCTGCGAGCAGCCGTGCCCAGGCTGCCAAGCTCCCTCCAGGCAGGGGAAGCATGCGCAGCTGCTAAGCCACACATCTTTTCACCAGGGTTCATTCAAGCCACGTTTTGCTTCCTCGTGGCCTTTATGctggccctgcctggctgctgggtgGGCACCGAGGGGCAGCACCAAAGACCAAGTCCTCTGCGAAGGCCTCTCCACctcagccctggggctggggaccagGCCGCAGCAAGGCCAGGGCGGGCCTGGCACTGCCAGGAGTGACGGCGGGATGGCACAAGGGGGCTCTGTGGTCTCCTGGCAGCTTCCCCACCCCAAGGCGGGTGTTTTTAGCCAGGGAGCCCGTGCACTCAGGCAGCAGAGGATCGGGGACACCTGTAAATTAGAGAGACGAGCTCCCTCACAGCACGGAGCAGCGGGTGTTCCTGCCCCTCATACCGCCATCACCGGGTCAGGTTACAGGAGTGTCTCCAATTAACCCGGCTCCCTGGTGGCCCTTAATTGGCACCCCAGGCTTCCCTCCTCTCatcccccttcctccctggcACGTGTTGCTCACCTGCTAAACCTCCTCTCCCAGCCGCTGCTGGGGACTGGCACCAGTAACCCCAATTCACCCCTAAATCAAGGCGGTGGTGACCCCTGGCTTGGGGCAGCGTCTGGTAAAAGTGATGGCCCGGTGGAGACACGGGGAAACTGAGTCAGAGCAAGACTTGGAGCTGGCACCATCCCTTGGGAAATCCCAATGCCAGCACGCCGGGAAGGGCTCCTGGTAGGGCAGAGGGCAGGGTAAAGCTCCGGTGCTTCTGAAGGGAGCCGGAGGTGAATCcggagggaaggggcaggatCTGGAGCATCCCGCGTGGGAGGACGAGGCGCCGGCTCTGCCTGGCCCCGAGGCCATGGGGGTGCCTGTGGGGCTCTCCCAGCCCCGTCCCGTGGGACCCTCCCGCGGTGGGGCCAGCCGGCCGGACCCCTCCCTTTTAATCCCTTGGAGCTGTTGCCAGCCTGGCTTAGTGGGGTCCCCATCCTTTCCACTGGCTGTTCAGCAAATTAAGAGCTTGCTATTAGGCTGCTAATTAAAGGCACTTCATTAGCAGCGGGGGAGGCAGCTTCTGGCCGCAGCAAAATTGGATTCCTCTGAGCTGCCATGAGCCGCGTCTCTCctctctggggctgggggctttgcCCTGGGGCTGAGGGCTCTGCCACCCCCCTGTCCCACAGGGGCAGCTGCCCCGATTCACGGCCACGTCGCGGTACGTGGGTTaccagccctcctgccccaagTCCCAGCGGATGGGAtgctgctgccccacagcctgatgtggggggggggaggctcagggggctGATGGGGGTGTTGGGAGATGGGGAACCCCCCCTCCACCCTCAGTCTCTGCCCCACAACTGGCCCCAGGGCCACCCCTACCTGCAAGGTGCCCCAGCGAGGCGGGGAGGCCCCTGgactcctcctccagctgcttaGGAGCCTCCAATGAGTCCCGGGGACACCCAGGCGgcctccccttctctcccttcccctctccctccttcttccaGGTAAAAATGGGAGAGAAGAGCCAGGCACTGGGGCtgtcttcctcccttcctcctcatcctctcTCACTCTATTCCAGCCGCAGCCTCAGCCCGACAGATGGAAAAGGGACCCCGGACCCCGGCAGGGGCATCACCAGGGTGAGCTTTgatgggcagggggctgctgggctgggggggctgccccatCCCGGCTCCCCGTGTGTTCCATGGTGTGCTGCCTCTCCCCGAGCCCCTGGCCTGACCCCCCCCTTTCCCAGCTCAAGATTCCTGGTGGGATTAGTGGGGATTTGGCATGCATGAgccgggagctgctgggtgctgtggaTCCGGCTACTGGGCTTGGGGGGGGGTGCTCGGGGAGAGACGAGGCTCTTGGGGTTGGGGTTTGGGCACTggcatgtgctgctgctgccggggaTGGGGGCACAAATTTGCACATCTGCCCTGTGACAGCACTGTCACTGTCAGGCCATGGGTGGCTCGCTGCAGCAGACAGCAGGGTgcagcacccacgggtgccCTGCATGcctctcagctcctgctgggtgAAGGGGGGGGGTGACTGTGGGGTGTCCCTCGGCAGCCATCGGCACCCCACAGCATGGACACCCATCCTGCCTGTCCCCGCAGCACCAGTGGAGGCACTGATggaggagaggtgctgggagATGGGTGCGTGTGggtctgctgggctgggggtggcagggagtGGTGCCCAGcggggggctccccggggctggggtCTTGGCTTGGGACAGGGAcatccctgcccctctcctgaTAGAAATGGGGCAGTGGCCCAGGGTAGTGCTGATCCGCCCTCCTGTCCCCCAGCGCCTCACCTTCCCCCTGCTCTCGGTCACCCTCCTGGTGTCCTTCGGCTCCTCCATGCTCTACGGCTACAACCTGGCTGTGGTGAACTCGCCGGCAGTGGTAAGGGACGGGGCGGCcttgctgggagcagggcacagTGGTGGGACCCCAGCCCCATGTCAAAATGCTGGCTTTGCCCTCAGACTGTGCCCCAGGGAGAGCAGCCCAGGGACCAGGGCGGCATGCGAGGGATGTAGGACCTTGGGTTGGTATCACCCCCtggaaggcagggctggggaagccctcagcagctgctccagctctaCGGGGGGCCTCTAAGACATCCTTAAACCCCGCTGGCACTGAGACTGCctgagcagccagagcagcacaCCCCAGTCATCCCCACCCGTGACCTGCCTTGCCCTGCATTTCCCCTGGGGGCTGCCTTCCCACCTCCCCCTTCCCCTACTACATTTGGTGCCCGTGTCTCCCTCCACCCCGCAGCACATAAAGGCTTTCTATAACGCCACCTGGTCCCGGCGGTACGGGCATGggctggcccccagccccctcacCCTCCTCTACTCGCTGACCGTCTCCACCTTCGCCCTGGGCGGGCTGGGGGGCTCCTtgctggtggggctgctggtggcacgcTACGGCAGGTAAGGGGGTGGCGTGGCACGGGTGGCCCCGAGGGCCGGGACGGGGTCGGAGGGGCTGCCCCGCTGCCTGTGCCCCGCTAGGAGCGGCACCCTCAGCCGCAGCACTCTGCTCGTCCTCCTGGCCGGCGGCTTCATGGGcttcagcagggagctggagtCCCCCGAGATGGTCATCATCGGCCGCTCCATCACGGGGATCCACGCAGGTGGGTGATGCCcaggcaggggggctgcagccctttCCCAGGGCACCaggggggctctgaggggcaGACAGGGTCACCTCGCTGGCCACAGggtcccctgctgcagctggtgctgagtAGGGCAGGGGGTGTGCcggggtgggtggggggggctCATGGGTAGCCTTCTCCTGGCTGTGTCTCCCATCCATGTCCCCACTCCCAGGTATCTGTCTCAGCGTGGTGCCCCTCTACCTGGGAGAAATCGCCCCCAAGAACCTGCGGGGCTTCCTGGGCCTCATGCCCAGCATTTTCATCTGCCTGGGGGTTTTCTCCGCGCAGGTGCTGGGCCTCCCGGAGCTGCTGGGCAAGGTGAGCGTGAtgccctcagcctgctcccGTGGCCCCCACTCTGTCTCTCCGTGACACGTCCTGTTCCAGGACAGGTACTGGCCCCTGTTCCTGGCAGTGGTGGTggtccctgcctccctccagctcctgctgctgcactgcttcCCTGAGAGCCCGCGGTACCTGCTTATAGAGAGGAATGACGTCTGCGGGGCCACTGAGGGTGAGGGGGTGTCCTGGCGGGGGGTGTCCAGCTGTGGGAGGTGATGGGTGCTGCTCCAAGGTCTCCCGAGACCAGGGCGCATCCTTGCAGCATCCTTCCACACCCAGCCCCAACAGCCCAGCCCCAAACCTTCCCAGGTGCATTGTAACATTTCCGTGGTGCCCATCACCCCGGTGTCAGGgcatctccccagggaagcTCAGCCTCGGGGGCTCAGGGAGGTGTTCTGGTCGGAGCCAAACCCACGTCCCTGCCCCATGCCGTTCCTATGGGCGTCCACGCTCCTCCACGAGCCCCGCGCTCCCCGCAGCGCTGCGCCGGTTCCTGGGGACGCCCGATGTGCAGGACGCGGTGCAGGAGATGAAGGAGGAGCAGCGGTCGCTCTCCTCTGCGCAGACGGTGTCCGTCTGGCAGCTGCTGCGGGACCGCTCCGTGCGCTGGCAAGCGCTCTCGGTGGCGGTGGTGAACGCCGGCATGCAGCTCTCGGGGATCGACGCCGTAAGTCCTGCGGGGTCCTCACCTCGAGACCCGGCTCTGCGGGGGCAGAGCTGAGACCTGGCAGCTCATTGCACCCTCCCTGAGTGCCCCCCGCTCATGCCGAGCCCCCGTCCCCGACAGATCTGGTTTTACACCAACACCATCTTCGAGAACGCGGGGATCCCCCCGTCCCAGATCCCCTACACCACCGTGGGCACCGGCGCCGTTGAAGTTGTTGCGGGGCTGATCGGGGTGAGTGACGGACGGACAGATGGACGGACAGACACAGCCCCTCCGTGCCCGGGGGCTTGTCCCCAGCATCCAGACCCATcaaaccgggggggggggtggacaGACCCCAAATACTATCTGtgccacagcagtgctgctttgctgggtggtggtgggggcaGAAGGGCTGGCAGGGAAGTAGGGGAGGGGGAGAATGGGATGGGGAGGGCTCAGTTTTGGGGGGGTCACATCTAGGAAAGGTGGGAAAACTGGGGGTGAGCAGGGAGTTTGGGAGGGACGCCAGgcgggcagcagggctggggctgacgGAGGGGGCTAAGCAGTTTGTTCTGGCTCCCGATTTCATTGTCACTTGGTTAGCAGAGCCGCACATCCCCATCTGCCCCCCAAGCCACGCACCGgcccgccccggggctggcagcccctgcccacccccccgCCAGCCCTCATTTAGCTGGAGAGTTAGCACTGGGCCAGGCAGATTTACGGCCCTCGTCCCATCTGCGAGTGCCACCCGGGGCCAGCCCGAGCCACCCGGCACTAAATCCGCTCCCTGACAATTAGAGAGATGGATGGGGGGCGGCCGCTCCCAGAAAAAGAGGGGCAGAGCGGGGGCCGCCCCCCTCTCCCCATAGCTCAGCCGGCAGCAGGGGGGggcacccccatccccagctgcccccagccccttgtagggtgcccccagcccctggtcTGCcacccagccccgcagcccccccactgctggggagcagccctgccaaTGGCCCCCGACGGAGGTGCCGAGATTGGTTATAAAATTGCAGGCATTTGTTCTGCTGTCAATACCCTGCCTGCTCCGGCGGCCGCCGCGCCGCCTCCCCGCATCCTGCATCCTCTGTCCCCAAAAGCCACCTCTGCTCGGCCGGGGACACAGCTCACCCCACGGCCCGGGAGCAATTCCCATGTTCCCGGCTCcaaatgggatggaaaaaacCCTCCGGGATGTCCCCATTCCCGGGTGCCACCAGGAGCATCCCACACCTGCAGCTGGGGTTCAAGGGATGTCCCCGTCCCCAGGGGGGTGTCCCCATTGCTCCCTTTGGTTTCTGCTCTCCCCCGGCAGTGCTTCACCATCGAGAAGCTGGGCCGGCGGCCCCTCATCATCAGTGGTTTCTGTGCCATGGGCGTCTGCTTGGTGGGCATcaccctctgcctgctgctgcaggtagGGCCCGGCCACCACCAGCTCCTGGGATATGGGGCAGGGCCAGGAACGGGGCCCTGGGCACCTTAATTAGGGCTGGATATAATGAAGGGATGGGTTCTCCCTGGGGATGGAGGGGTGTGTGGATTTAAGGGCTGAGCTGGCTCTTCCGAGCAAACTTGTTTTCCCTTCAAAGttaaagggaaggaaaactCAGAGCAAcgaaaagagaaaaaaaaaaaaaaaaaaaaaaaaaaggatcagaaaAATCTTGCTGCTTCTGGTAGCTTCTTCTGCACAAGGAGTTGTTGCCAGCGAGGCAGCTGCTAAATGCCAGGGCAGGTGGAGAGGTCGGAACCTTCCTCCCTCTGACTGTcccgcagccctggggacaTCTCAGCATCACTGAGCTTGGCTGAGGCCAAATCCCACCAGTTTTGCCCCAAACCACCCATGACTCTCCTATACATTCTGTGTCCCGTGGAGGTGGTCGAGGCCACCGTCCTCCAGGGCCACCGCTGAGCCGCGGCACGAAGCCCCGTGCTGGGGACGTGCCCCGGTGGTGTGCCACCGCCCCGTGTCCCCTCGCAGACCGCCCTGCCCTGGATGCGCTACGTCGCCGTCGCCTGCGTGGTCGGCATCATCGCCGGCTTCTGCATGGGACCAGGTGGgtctggggaaggagcaggggcgtagggggggggcagggagcagcacggAGCTGGGCTTGCaggtgggggcagcaggagggatggaCCAGCACCCCGTCCCCTTCCCCATGGCCGGGTCCTGGTTCATCATGCTGCACCCCACAAGCCCCAAAGCACaccccacctcctcccagcaCCTCAAACCATGGTCCACACTTGGAGAaagccccggcagccccccagAGGTGTAACCCACTCCCACCATGGTCTGGCTGGCGAGCATCCTCCTGCCCTCAGGCAGGTGCGGGTGCAGGAGCGCGCTCCAAAACCGAGGAGTGAGACCTGGACTGCTTTACCCAGCTGATGTATTAGCAGAGCTGTTAGCGGATCTATAATTCATCCTCAGCCCAGACTTTATTCACTGTAATTACATCTTTAATTAGGATTTTAATGGCTCATTGTTCACAAACAATGATGAATAggacttttaaaacaaaaaaatacatatctcTATTCTGGGCGAGCTGTGAGTAAGAGTCCATCAGGGGCTCCGCTCCTCCTGGAGTTGTTATCACTTTGCttccttgcttgttttctcCACCGCAGCGCCCTTCCTAAGGAGGTCGCAGACAGTCCTGTCCCCGACATTGGGGCCCTAGACAGGTCCCCGGGGCAAATCCAACCCCTGACAGGTCCCCGTGTGCTGGGGACGTGTGCTGGACCCCGAATCCTGTCCCCCAGCAAAGGGGTAGTTCTGGAGCCTGGGCTCCTGGCTGGGCTAACACCGGCCAGGAGGGGCTGGGTCCTCCCGGGAGAAGTGGCCACAACCTGTGCCCAGTTTTTAAAGCCTCGGGCCATCATTTCCAGTGGTGCTGTTTTTTGATTTCACAGTAAGAGCTGGGAAAGGCTGGTtggaaaatttcatttctgtggcCTGCAGGAAATTCAGATGCTCGGAAATGTGGTTGTTCCTTTCCTGCCTAAACCAGGCCATAGCATCAAAACTTTTATCTGTGGAATAGAGGGAAATGTTCTAGACTGTTTTGACCAAGGAAGGGTGGGAACGACATTATGGAGGGCACCAGGAAGGCATTTCAGCGTGCCTGAGGTCTCTGTGAGATTTCCTACAGCAGCATTTAGGCAAGTGGCTGCAAAAAGAGGCTCAGATGAAATCCTCCACCTTGAATTTGACTCAGTCTGAAATTTCCAAGTCCAGCAATCAGGGGGCTGTCACCCAGGGTGCCCGAGGGGTCCTGACCCCACACCCCTGACCCGTCCCTTCCCTCCGCAGCCGGCGTCCCCTTCCTGATGACGGCCGAGCTCTTCACGCAGTCCCACCGCCCGGCCGCCTACGTCTTGGGGGGATCCCTCAACTGGCTCTGCAACTTCACCGTCGGCTTCATCTTCCCCTTCTTGCAGGTACCAGcctggggggctctggggtgGGATGGGCACAGCCCCTGCTTCTCCCCCGGGGCACCGCAGTGCCTGCCTGTCCGCCccatccctgctctcccccGTCCCCAGATGTCAGCCGGAGCCTTTTGCTACCTGGTTTTCTGCGGCGTCTGCCTGCTGGTGGCCCTCTACGTCTACCTCGTCGTCCCCGAGACCAAGAACAAAACCTTCGTGGAGATCAGCCGCACCTTCGCCACCCGCCGTGCCGTCCTCCCTGCGTGCCGCGGGGGGGATGCTGAGGCTCCGTGGCTATGGGGCCTTG
Protein-coding regions in this window:
- the LOC118248536 gene encoding solute carrier family 2, facilitated glucose transporter member 9-like gives rise to the protein MDEKAVEVKMGEKSQALGLSSSLPPHPLSLYSSRSLSPTDGKGTPDPGRGITRRLTFPLLSVTLLVSFGSSMLYGYNLAVVNSPAVHIKAFYNATWSRRYGHGLAPSPLTLLYSLTVSTFALGGLGGSLLVGLLVARYGRSGTLSRSTLLVLLAGGFMGFSRELESPEMVIIGRSITGIHAGICLSVVPLYLGEIAPKNLRGFLGLMPSIFICLGVFSAQVLGLPELLGKDRYWPLFLAVVVVPASLQLLLLHCFPESPRYLLIERNDVCGATEALRRFLGTPDVQDAVQEMKEEQRSLSSAQTVSVWQLLRDRSVRWQALSVAVVNAGMQLSGIDAIWFYTNTIFENAGIPPSQIPYTTVGTGAVEVVAGLIGCFTIEKLGRRPLIISGFCAMGVCLVGITLCLLLQTALPWMRYVAVACVVGIIAGFCMGPAGVPFLMTAELFTQSHRPAAYVLGGSLNWLCNFTVGFIFPFLQMSAGAFCYLVFCGVCLLVALYVYLVVPETKNKTFVEISRTFATRRAVLPACRGGDAEAPWLWGLGGQPGGIGIGVRIGIGIRIRTGIRIGIRIRIGIRIGTRIRPCLTSPHFGVQQSPGVRSKTGGTGHMGAGTGPERCPVPGPSTSILQLPKGHW